From a region of the Synechococcus sp. PCC 7502 genome:
- the ileS gene encoding isoleucine--tRNA ligase has protein sequence MTSSDSNSSSKVDYKDTVNLPQTNFSMRANAIAKEPEIQRFWAEEKIYEDLAANNSGEKFILHDGPPYANGSLHMGHALNKILKDIINRYQILRGRKVRYVLGWDCHGLPIELKVIQNLKPEERKALTPLELRRKAKDFAYSAIAEQSTGFKRWGVWGDYENAYYTLKPEYEAAQIGVFGKMALNGYIYRGLKPVYWSPSSQTALAEAELEYPEDHVSKSIYVAFPVTKISDTFQLVLGDRQFSNLHAVIWTTTPWTIPANLGISANPHLNYSIVLAGEKHYIIATDLVDKLSATFGEELSIQLTFKGEVLEHTIAQHPIFDRLSPILLGDHVTAESGTGLVHTAPGHGKDDFIVGNRYGLGVLSPVNDYGIFTEEAGQFSGLNVLKEGNTKVIEVLSELGALVKTEDYKHKYPYDWRTKKPTIVRATEQWFASVDGFRDIALGAIKEVNWIPAIGENRITAMVQERSDWCISRQRSWGVPIPVFYDMDTNEPLFTPETIAHIQEIFRVKGSDAWWELSLEELLPQEYQNNGKNYRKGTDTMDVWFDSGSSWSAVIKQREELKYPADLYLEGSDQHRGWFQSSLLTSCATNGIAPYKTVLTHGFTVDENGRKMSKSLGNGVDPMVIINGGKNLQQEPAYGADVLRLWVASVDYSSDVPISKNILKQISDVSFKIRNTARFLLSNLFDFNPSENAIAFEELQESDCYLLHRLYEITQEITEAYNNFQFSRFFQLIQNFCVVDLSSFYLDIAKDRLYISAANSPRRRACQTVLALTVQAIATLIAPVLSHLAEDIWQHLPYPVSTKSVFQAGWVTSPEQWHNPELAAKWDILRDVRSEVNKVLESARNAKAIGSSLDAKVLLKVENPELKDKLISLGKDLTYLFIASQTELAENLPNSEYTGTAAGLGIAVVNADGEKCPRCWNYSTHIGESTEHPHLCDRCVDAITN, from the coding sequence ATGACTTCCTCTGATTCCAACTCTAGTTCTAAAGTTGACTATAAAGATACTGTTAATTTACCTCAAACTAATTTCTCCATGCGTGCCAATGCGATCGCCAAGGAGCCAGAAATTCAGAGGTTTTGGGCAGAGGAAAAAATTTATGAAGACTTAGCAGCTAATAACTCTGGCGAGAAGTTTATTTTGCATGATGGTCCTCCCTACGCCAATGGGAGTCTGCACATGGGACATGCCCTCAATAAGATTTTGAAGGATATTATTAACCGCTATCAAATCCTACGGGGCAGAAAAGTCCGCTATGTTTTGGGCTGGGATTGTCATGGATTGCCTATTGAGCTTAAGGTGATTCAAAATCTAAAACCCGAAGAACGTAAAGCTTTAACCCCTTTAGAATTGCGCCGTAAAGCCAAAGATTTTGCCTATAGTGCGATCGCCGAACAGTCAACAGGATTTAAACGGTGGGGCGTGTGGGGTGATTATGAAAATGCCTATTACACTCTAAAGCCAGAGTATGAAGCTGCTCAGATTGGGGTATTTGGCAAAATGGCATTAAATGGCTATATCTATCGAGGCTTGAAGCCAGTATATTGGTCGCCTAGTTCTCAAACCGCTTTAGCAGAAGCAGAATTGGAATATCCCGAAGATCATGTTTCCAAAAGTATCTATGTTGCTTTTCCCGTAACTAAGATTAGCGATACCTTTCAATTAGTTCTAGGCGATCGCCAATTCTCAAATCTTCATGCTGTAATCTGGACAACCACGCCTTGGACAATTCCTGCTAACTTAGGCATTAGTGCCAATCCCCATTTAAACTACAGTATTGTTTTGGCTGGCGAAAAACACTATATTATCGCCACAGATTTAGTTGATAAGTTATCTGCTACCTTTGGGGAAGAATTATCCATTCAACTGACTTTTAAGGGAGAAGTTTTAGAACATACGATCGCCCAGCATCCGATTTTTGATCGTCTTAGTCCGATCTTGCTTGGAGATCACGTTACGGCAGAGTCTGGGACTGGCTTAGTACATACTGCTCCTGGGCATGGTAAAGATGACTTTATTGTTGGGAATAGATATGGTTTAGGAGTTCTCTCTCCTGTAAATGACTATGGCATTTTTACGGAAGAAGCAGGGCAATTCTCTGGCTTAAATGTCCTAAAGGAAGGGAATACTAAGGTAATTGAAGTGCTTAGTGAACTAGGAGCATTAGTTAAAACCGAAGACTATAAACATAAATATCCCTACGACTGGCGTACCAAAAAACCGACAATTGTTAGAGCGACAGAACAATGGTTTGCCTCCGTTGATGGCTTTAGAGACATTGCCTTAGGTGCGATTAAAGAGGTAAATTGGATTCCTGCGATCGGTGAAAATCGGATTACAGCTATGGTGCAAGAGCGATCGGATTGGTGTATCTCTAGGCAACGCAGTTGGGGGGTGCCAATTCCCGTGTTCTATGACATGGATACCAATGAGCCGCTATTTACCCCTGAAACCATTGCCCATATTCAAGAAATTTTTAGAGTTAAAGGTTCGGATGCTTGGTGGGAACTGAGTTTAGAAGAACTTTTACCTCAGGAATATCAAAATAATGGTAAGAATTACCGCAAAGGCACAGATACGATGGATGTCTGGTTTGATTCTGGTTCCTCTTGGTCAGCAGTAATCAAGCAAAGGGAAGAGTTAAAGTATCCCGCCGATTTATATTTGGAAGGTTCCGATCAGCATCGGGGTTGGTTTCAATCTTCGCTTTTAACTAGCTGTGCCACCAATGGCATTGCCCCCTATAAGACAGTTTTAACCCACGGTTTTACAGTGGATGAGAATGGTCGAAAGATGAGTAAATCTCTGGGAAATGGCGTTGACCCGATGGTGATTATCAATGGTGGTAAAAACCTGCAACAGGAACCAGCTTATGGAGCAGATGTTTTAAGGCTATGGGTGGCAAGTGTTGACTATAGTTCTGATGTCCCCATTAGTAAGAATATTCTCAAGCAAATTAGTGATGTTTCGTTTAAGATTCGGAATACTGCCCGCTTCCTTTTAAGTAATCTGTTTGATTTTAATCCCAGTGAGAATGCTATTGCTTTTGAGGAGTTACAGGAAAGCGATTGCTATCTTTTACATCGACTATATGAAATCACCCAAGAAATCACCGAGGCATATAATAATTTCCAATTCTCTCGCTTCTTCCAGCTAATTCAGAATTTCTGTGTAGTTGACCTATCTAGCTTTTATTTAGATATTGCTAAGGATCGACTATATATCAGTGCCGCAAATTCCCCACGTCGTAGAGCCTGTCAGACGGTTTTAGCTTTGACCGTACAAGCGATCGCTACTTTAATTGCCCCTGTCCTTTCTCATCTAGCTGAAGATATTTGGCAACACTTACCCTATCCAGTCTCTACTAAGTCAGTGTTTCAAGCGGGTTGGGTAACTAGCCCAGAGCAATGGCATAATCCTGAACTAGCAGCAAAATGGGATATTCTCCGAGATGTGCGATCGGAAGTGAATAAAGTATTGGAATCGGCAAGAAATGCTAAGGCGATCGGATCTTCTCTTGATGCTAAGGTTTTACTTAAAGTTGAGAACCCTGAACTTAAAGATAAATTAATTTCTTTGGGTAAGGATTTAACCTATTTGTTTATTGCCTCGCAAACTGAATTAGCTGAAAACTTACCCAACTCAGAATATACGGGTACAGCCGCAGGTTTAGGAATTGCCGTAGTCAATGCTGATGGTGAGAAATGTCCCCGTTGTTGGAATTATTCTACGCATATTGGCGAATCTACTGAACATCCTCATTTGTGCGATCGCTGTGTTGATGCGATTACTAATTAG
- a CDS encoding lipopolysaccharide assembly protein LapB, with the protein MASIFFLHLQPLIAPLMAEPKLTNSPKNSQPSSINLKTTETSDQLLERGAAYVRLGNLEQAIATFQLAIQKNPNLVAAHYNLGLALAQIGKPKEAIKAFYQSIQLKPDLAIAYSNIAAASLEVGDPTTAVLYGKKATELAPNLAIAYYNLGLGLKQQKDIKGAIAQLQKSESLDPQSSQTAYNLGLLIQETGNFDQAIGYYRKALVINPKYAEAYYNLAAAILLQSPPPEKITQRITEAIGYFQQALVHKKDYANAYYGLGIAQVQLGKKQEALQAFITAQALFNVQKNSQWAEASEQQIKNLRQ; encoded by the coding sequence GTGGCATCTATCTTTTTTTTACATCTTCAGCCTTTAATAGCACCTTTAATGGCGGAGCCTAAACTTACAAATTCACCTAAAAACTCTCAACCTAGCTCTATTAATCTCAAAACCACAGAAACCTCCGATCAACTGCTGGAAAGAGGTGCTGCCTATGTGCGTTTAGGAAATCTGGAGCAGGCGATCGCCACATTTCAATTAGCTATTCAAAAAAATCCCAACTTAGTTGCAGCCCATTACAACCTAGGATTAGCACTGGCACAAATAGGAAAGCCCAAGGAGGCAATTAAAGCTTTTTATCAAAGTATTCAGCTTAAACCCGACTTGGCGATCGCCTATAGCAATATTGCGGCTGCCTCCTTAGAAGTTGGTGATCCGACTACGGCAGTTCTTTATGGGAAAAAAGCCACAGAATTAGCTCCCAACCTTGCCATTGCTTACTATAATCTCGGACTAGGGTTAAAACAGCAAAAGGATATAAAAGGAGCGATCGCTCAACTACAAAAATCAGAAAGCCTTGATCCTCAATCTTCCCAAACTGCCTATAACCTTGGTTTATTAATTCAGGAAACTGGCAATTTTGATCAAGCCATAGGTTATTACCGCAAAGCTCTAGTGATTAATCCTAAATATGCCGAGGCTTACTATAACTTAGCCGCAGCTATTCTGCTCCAAAGTCCACCCCCAGAAAAAATTACGCAAAGAATTACAGAAGCGATCGGCTATTTCCAACAGGCTCTAGTTCACAAAAAAGATTACGCCAATGCTTATTACGGCTTAGGAATTGCTCAGGTACAACTGGGGAAAAAACAAGAGGCTCTGCAAGCCTTTATTACTGCCCAAGCTTTATTTAATGTGCAGAAAAATAGTCAATGGGCAGAAGCTAGTGAGCAGCAAATTAAAAATCTCCGCCAATAG
- a CDS encoding Sll0314/Alr1548 family TPR repeat-containing protein, translating into MNLLKPIPQLLLSIATLAFTSAAIATAPIYAGDPFRSSNPRPIGNQAQKAFELMFRDGNYPAAAKQIDKALRTEADDPLVQGMKASFAYIDQDFVGMKLYAVKTRAAAEKLMATDKLRGHIYMAVGYLIEAGSIVKTDGIVNGAPKALGFVQKLFDEIKSAQAIAPNDPELNVIKGYMDMLIATALPLTDLESALASLRVSSPDYLKWRGIAIGYRDAKNTDKALEAVNKAIEAAPQNPELIYLKGQILWLRNDLEAAKKQYRAAIAKRNQLPQDLVNQINSECTGITGSSCI; encoded by the coding sequence ATGAATTTGCTCAAACCCATACCTCAGCTTTTACTCTCCATTGCCACTTTAGCATTTACCTCGGCAGCGATCGCCACTGCTCCTATATATGCTGGCGATCCCTTTCGCTCCAGTAATCCCAGACCCATAGGCAATCAGGCGCAAAAAGCCTTTGAGTTAATGTTTCGTGATGGTAACTATCCCGCCGCCGCTAAGCAAATTGACAAGGCTCTACGCACAGAGGCAGATGATCCATTGGTACAGGGAATGAAAGCTTCCTTTGCCTATATTGATCAGGATTTTGTGGGAATGAAGCTCTATGCCGTTAAAACCAGAGCCGCAGCCGAAAAGCTCATGGCTACCGATAAATTGCGTGGTCATATTTACATGGCAGTTGGCTACTTGATCGAGGCTGGCTCCATAGTTAAAACCGATGGCATTGTCAATGGTGCACCTAAAGCATTGGGATTCGTCCAAAAGTTATTTGATGAAATTAAATCCGCCCAAGCGATCGCCCCTAATGATCCAGAACTTAACGTGATTAAAGGCTATATGGATATGCTAATTGCCACAGCTTTACCCCTAACGGATTTAGAATCTGCCCTTGCTAGCCTGCGGGTATCTTCTCCCGATTACTTAAAATGGCGGGGTATAGCGATCGGTTATCGGGATGCTAAAAATACGGATAAGGCTCTTGAAGCAGTGAATAAGGCGATTGAAGCAGCACCTCAAAATCCTGAATTAATTTATCTAAAGGGACAAATACTCTGGCTACGCAATGACCTAGAGGCAGCTAAAAAACAATATCGGGCAGCGATCGCCAAACGTAACCAACTTCCCCAAGATTTAGTTAACCAAATTAATAGTGAATGTACGGGAATTACTGGTTCTAGTTGTATTTAG
- a CDS encoding ABC transporter ATP-binding protein, giving the protein MLLVQGLSYHPPATMHPVLDNISLELPHQQLGLVIGASGSGKSTLLEVLAGFITWHSGSVLWRSQQLDTEELEQLCGLVFQFPERHFCGATILEELRLGHTNLDGDRIDHALESVGLSQLSLSASPQSLSGGQQRRLALAVQLIRQPYLLLLDEPTAGLDWSMRKQLIALLEKLKENWTILVVTHEPDELKHICDRSWQMSAGCLTPLYD; this is encoded by the coding sequence ATGCTGCTTGTTCAAGGTCTTTCCTACCATCCGCCCGCTACAATGCACCCAGTCTTGGATAATATCTCCCTAGAACTACCTCACCAACAATTGGGTTTAGTGATCGGTGCCAGTGGTTCGGGTAAAAGTACGCTCCTCGAAGTCCTAGCTGGATTTATCACATGGCATAGTGGTTCAGTTTTGTGGCGCAGTCAACAGTTAGATACCGAAGAGCTAGAGCAGTTATGTGGTTTGGTGTTTCAGTTTCCAGAGCGACATTTTTGTGGTGCCACGATTTTAGAAGAATTACGCCTTGGACATACCAACTTAGATGGCGATCGCATTGATCATGCCCTAGAATCCGTGGGATTAAGTCAATTAAGCTTAAGTGCTTCGCCCCAGTCCTTGAGTGGTGGACAGCAGCGACGTTTGGCTTTAGCAGTACAACTTATTCGCCAGCCCTATTTACTGCTTTTAGACGAACCGACGGCGGGACTTGATTGGTCAATGCGAAAACAGTTAATTGCCCTATTGGAAAAACTCAAGGAAAATTGGACAATTCTAGTGGTTACCCATGAACCCGATGAACTTAAACATATTTGCGATCGCTCTTGGCAAATGTCTGCAGGTTGTCTTACCCCTTTGTATGACTAA
- the aguB gene encoding N-carbamoylputrescine amidase: MSDQTIAIAALQCALNDDLNTNISRVSELVTQAASQGAQVVLPPELFEGSYFCREEKDIFFDWAYPIDQSPAIAHFRVLAKQLNVIIPLSFFERDRQMYYNSLAMIDSDGEILGIYRKSHIPDGPGYEEKFYFRPGNTGFKVWQTKFGNLGVGICWDQWFPECARAMVLMGADILFYPTAIGTEPEEPTLNTKDPWQRAMIGHAVSNVIPVVAANRIGTEGNQTFYGHSFIANQRGDKVAELDDQQSGIITAKFNLGEIRRNRASFGFFRDRRPELYSILTEK, from the coding sequence ATGTCCGATCAAACCATAGCGATCGCTGCGCTGCAATGTGCCTTAAATGATGATCTAAATACTAATATTTCACGAGTTTCCGAATTAGTAACCCAAGCTGCAAGCCAAGGAGCGCAGGTAGTTTTACCACCAGAATTATTTGAAGGTAGTTATTTTTGTCGGGAAGAAAAAGATATTTTTTTTGATTGGGCATATCCCATCGATCAAAGCCCAGCGATCGCCCATTTTCGGGTTTTAGCAAAGCAATTAAATGTCATAATTCCCCTGTCGTTTTTTGAACGAGATCGCCAAATGTATTACAACAGCCTCGCCATGATTGATAGCGATGGGGAAATCCTCGGCATTTATCGTAAAAGTCATATTCCCGATGGACCTGGCTATGAAGAAAAGTTTTATTTTCGTCCCGGTAACACTGGGTTTAAGGTGTGGCAGACCAAATTCGGTAATCTCGGTGTGGGGATATGCTGGGATCAGTGGTTTCCTGAATGTGCAAGGGCAATGGTATTAATGGGTGCAGATATTTTATTTTATCCGACAGCGATCGGTACTGAGCCAGAAGAACCAACCCTAAATACCAAAGACCCGTGGCAGAGAGCCATGATCGGGCATGCTGTTAGCAATGTCATTCCTGTGGTGGCAGCCAATCGCATCGGGACTGAGGGCAACCAAACTTTCTACGGACATTCCTTCATCGCCAACCAAAGGGGTGACAAAGTAGCGGAACTGGATGATCAGCAAAGTGGAATTATTACTGCTAAGTTTAACCTAGGGGAAATTCGCCGCAATCGAGCTTCCTTCGGCTTTTTTCGCGATCGCCGCCCCGAACTTTACAGCATTCTTACAGAGAAATAA
- a CDS encoding response regulator transcription factor: MFATEALSKPKSSSSLGSVLVVEDETIIREMVVMSLRDEGYEVLVAEDGYNALSITHKCTDTLDLIILDVMIPYINGLDLCRMIRHEGNGVPILMLSAKGNESDRVIGLEVGADDYLPKPFGMKELLARCNALVRRKNQNYQTQGSTLRFADITIFPQECRVTVRGEEVNLAPKEFRILELFMSHPRRVWSREQLLEKIWGADFVGDSKTVDVHIRWLREKLEADPSDPKYLVTVRGFGYRLG, encoded by the coding sequence ATGTTTGCCACAGAAGCATTATCTAAGCCGAAGTCCAGTTCTTCTTTAGGCTCTGTCTTGGTCGTAGAGGATGAAACCATAATTCGAGAAATGGTAGTTATGTCCCTGCGGGATGAAGGCTACGAAGTTTTAGTGGCAGAAGATGGTTATAACGCCCTAAGTATTACCCATAAATGCACCGATACCCTAGATTTGATTATCTTAGATGTCATGATTCCCTACATTAATGGGCTGGATTTGTGTAGGATGATCCGCCACGAAGGGAATGGCGTTCCTATATTAATGTTAAGTGCCAAGGGCAATGAATCCGATCGGGTTATAGGGCTGGAGGTTGGTGCCGATGACTATTTACCTAAGCCCTTTGGCATGAAAGAGTTATTAGCCAGGTGTAATGCTCTGGTAAGGCGCAAAAATCAAAATTATCAAACCCAAGGTTCAACCCTAAGATTTGCTGACATCACCATCTTCCCCCAAGAATGTCGAGTTACGGTTAGAGGCGAAGAGGTAAACCTAGCACCCAAGGAATTTCGGATTTTAGAACTATTTATGAGCCATCCCCGTCGAGTCTGGTCACGGGAACAGTTATTAGAAAAAATTTGGGGGGCTGATTTTGTCGGCGACAGTAAAACCGTAGATGTGCATATTCGCTGGCTGCGGGAAAAATTAGAGGCTGATCCCAGTGATCCCAAATATCTAGTCACGGTCAGGGGCTTCGGCTACCGCTTAGGCTAG
- a CDS encoding NAD(P)/FAD-dependent oxidoreductase has product MRSRPISKPIKVIVVGGGAAGFFGAIAAAEQGSDVTLIETARKPLAKVKISGGGRCNVTHACFDPHVLSQNYPRGGNALRGAFSRFQPQQTISWFESRGVKLKTEADGRIFPVSDNSETIVQCLIQSAESLGVKIWTGVGVRSVRKQPLIAKSTFFAEENDQDLEFEFLVELQSGQHLNGDRLLLATGSHPSGFEIARSLGHEIIKPLPSLFTFNISDRRLEGLAGVSADQVKIKLIDPDLSVKKADPNLEQTGAVLITHWGLSGPAVLKLSAWGARWLGDRHYQAHLQINWLPELSTEAVRSQLNTAKSALAQRLITGHCLFKQIPRRLWQSLLAAIAIDSSLRWADISKKQVNQLLTELTQGQYTITGKGVFKEEFVTCGGVNLKEVEFKTMESRKCPHLYLAGEILDIDGVTGGFNFQSAWTTGWLAGQAIA; this is encoded by the coding sequence TTGCGGAGTAGACCCATAAGCAAACCCATAAAAGTAATTGTAGTCGGGGGCGGAGCGGCGGGATTTTTTGGAGCGATCGCCGCAGCAGAACAGGGAAGTGATGTCACCTTAATTGAAACCGCAAGAAAACCCCTAGCTAAAGTTAAAATTTCCGGCGGTGGGCGTTGTAATGTTACCCATGCCTGTTTTGATCCACATGTATTAAGCCAAAATTACCCCAGAGGTGGCAATGCCCTACGGGGAGCTTTTAGTCGGTTTCAGCCCCAGCAGACGATCTCTTGGTTTGAGTCTCGAGGCGTGAAATTAAAAACCGAAGCTGACGGCAGGATTTTTCCCGTATCTGATAATTCGGAAACCATTGTGCAGTGTCTGATCCAATCGGCAGAATCCTTGGGTGTGAAGATTTGGACAGGGGTAGGGGTAAGATCAGTGCGAAAACAGCCTTTGATCGCAAAGTCAACCTTTTTTGCAGAGGAGAATGATCAAGACTTAGAATTTGAGTTTTTAGTAGAGTTACAGTCAGGGCAGCATTTAAATGGCGATCGCTTACTTTTAGCAACGGGTAGTCATCCTTCGGGCTTTGAGATTGCTAGAAGCTTAGGGCATGAAATTATTAAACCTTTACCTTCACTTTTCACCTTTAATATTAGCGATCGGCGCCTAGAGGGCTTAGCTGGAGTTAGTGCCGATCAAGTAAAAATTAAATTGATTGATCCTGATCTGTCTGTAAAAAAAGCTGATCCCAACCTAGAGCAAACGGGAGCCGTATTAATTACCCACTGGGGACTAAGTGGACCTGCGGTCTTAAAGCTATCAGCATGGGGTGCCAGATGGTTGGGCGATCGCCATTATCAAGCACATCTGCAAATTAATTGGTTACCTGAGTTAAGTACTGAAGCGGTGCGATCACAATTAAATACAGCTAAATCAGCGTTGGCTCAACGTTTAATCACAGGGCATTGTCTATTTAAGCAAATTCCCAGACGGTTATGGCAGAGTTTATTAGCAGCGATCGCCATAGATAGTTCCCTGCGTTGGGCAGATATATCCAAAAAACAAGTGAATCAACTCTTAACCGAACTCACCCAAGGACAATATACCATCACTGGTAAAGGGGTGTTTAAAGAAGAGTTTGTCACCTGTGGCGGGGTAAATCTCAAGGAAGTGGAATTTAAAACGATGGAAAGTCGTAAATGTCCCCATTTATATTTAGCGGGAGAAATTTTAGATATAGATGGTGTGACTGGTGGTTTTAATTTTCAAAGTGCATGGACAACGGGTTGGTTAGCGGGACAAGCGATCGCCTAG
- a CDS encoding ATP-binding protein, whose protein sequence is MLEHLRDFYIPHGHCYLWQPVLVYLNVAGDAIIGLSYYSIPITIIDFVRRRQDLPFNWIFVLFSIFILACGSGHFADIWTLWFPDYWLSTGIKVITAAVSLITAIAIVAQIPKALALPSPAQLRDANTKLEAEILQRQKTQEYLEKSEKLLASYNLDLEQLVKARTQELELAKQAAEFANKAKSSFLANISHELRTPLNAVIGFTELMLKDSSFLESQRQNLRIVNSSGSHLLSLINNVLNMSRIEAGQDQTEITLVNLPELMETLRSMLSLKAKTKNIDLSIIYAPNSPNLIETDERKLKQVLINLVGNALKFTHQGHVQVFVGFNSQPDRSSLQIAVKDTGIGIPEVEISQIFTPYNPVSGRSPDGTGLGLFLSKKLIESLGGTIQVSSQLGQGTTFSFDLPVTIIPEPNIAKTEQIDKTGEVRELLVRLAPDQPQYQILVVDDEYTNRQLLTRILTDIGLSVQEAINGDEAINLCCLNNYDLIYMDWQMPIIDGAEATKTIKTRANKTNQLQPKIIAVTANIFVDRQTMLDIGCDDLVHKPFKHQDILDMLAKHLDLQLVYETINLNVANATNALTQKSLLSLSPQIVTDLEGAIHSADLDTVNHVITQIRSQNAGLADILEIYTKEFAYELILQAIADTKTIDLNDQA, encoded by the coding sequence ATGCTGGAGCATTTGAGAGATTTCTACATTCCCCATGGACATTGCTATCTGTGGCAGCCAGTTTTGGTATATCTCAATGTTGCAGGGGACGCAATTATCGGACTTAGTTACTACTCTATTCCGATTACGATTATTGATTTTGTGCGCCGCCGCCAAGATTTACCTTTCAACTGGATATTTGTCCTATTTAGCATATTTATTCTCGCCTGTGGTTCAGGACATTTTGCCGATATTTGGACATTGTGGTTTCCCGATTATTGGCTTTCCACAGGGATTAAAGTCATAACGGCTGCTGTTTCTTTAATAACGGCGATCGCCATAGTTGCCCAAATCCCTAAGGCACTTGCCCTACCTAGTCCTGCCCAACTGCGTGATGCCAATACTAAGCTCGAAGCTGAAATCTTACAACGGCAAAAAACTCAAGAGTATTTAGAAAAAAGTGAAAAACTCTTGGCTTCCTATAATCTTGATCTCGAACAACTAGTTAAAGCTAGAACGCAAGAACTAGAACTAGCTAAACAGGCAGCCGAATTTGCCAATAAAGCCAAAAGTAGTTTTCTTGCCAATATTAGCCATGAACTGCGCACTCCATTGAATGCCGTGATTGGATTTACGGAGCTAATGCTTAAAGATAGTAGCTTCTTAGAATCCCAGCGTCAAAATCTTAGAATTGTTAATAGTAGTGGTTCCCATCTGCTGTCTTTAATTAATAACGTCTTAAATATGTCTCGGATTGAGGCAGGTCAAGATCAAACGGAAATTACCTTAGTTAATCTACCCGAACTCATGGAAACTTTACGTTCGATGCTGAGCCTTAAAGCTAAGACCAAAAATATTGATTTGTCTATTATCTATGCTCCAAATTCACCAAACCTGATAGAAACCGATGAACGTAAGCTTAAACAGGTTTTGATTAACTTAGTTGGTAATGCCCTCAAATTTACACACCAAGGTCATGTGCAGGTTTTTGTCGGCTTTAATTCTCAACCCGATCGCTCTAGTCTCCAGATTGCAGTTAAAGATACGGGCATAGGTATTCCTGAAGTTGAAATTTCCCAAATATTTACACCCTATAATCCTGTTAGTGGGCGATCGCCAGACGGTACGGGCTTAGGACTATTTCTTAGTAAAAAATTAATTGAATCCCTCGGTGGTACCATTCAAGTTTCTAGCCAACTTGGACAGGGAACAACCTTTAGTTTTGATCTGCCCGTAACCATTATTCCTGAGCCTAATATTGCCAAGACTGAGCAAATAGATAAAACTGGTGAAGTAAGGGAATTATTGGTGAGGCTGGCTCCCGATCAACCTCAATACCAAATTTTAGTAGTGGATGATGAATATACCAATCGCCAACTGTTAACTAGAATTCTCACTGATATTGGTTTATCGGTACAAGAGGCAATTAACGGGGATGAAGCGATTAATTTATGCTGCCTTAATAACTACGATCTGATATACATGGACTGGCAAATGCCGATTATTGACGGGGCTGAAGCTACTAAAACTATTAAGACCAGAGCTAATAAAACTAATCAACTCCAACCTAAAATTATTGCCGTCACCGCTAACATTTTTGTAGATCGTCAAACTATGTTGGATATCGGCTGTGATGACCTAGTCCATAAGCCATTTAAGCATCAAGATATTCTGGATATGCTAGCTAAACATTTAGACTTACAGCTAGTTTATGAGACAATAAACCTAAACGTTGCAAATGCTACAAATGCACTAACACAAAAGTCTTTACTTTCTTTATCACCTCAGATAGTTACCGATTTAGAGGGGGCAATTCACAGTGCTGATTTGGATACTGTTAATCATGTGATTACCCAGATTCGCTCCCAAAATGCAGGTTTAGCAGATATTCTCGAAATTTATACTAAAGAGTTTGCCTACGAACTAATTTTGCAAGCGATCGCTGACACCAAAACCATAGACCTTAATGACCAAGCCTAA